The genomic stretch ATTTGACCCGAAAACAAGTAGACTCCCATCAGCTCTGCATCTTGGCCCGTCGGAATGAGAACAGAGGCCAAGATTCTATCTGTCGTCCATTTCCAGCCAGTAGCCGTACCCCACACTACCGCTAGGACTCCTGTCTCGACTTGTTGTCCGGGTCCCTTTAAAACTATTGCCGCCAAAATAGTGTTTATCGTGATCAAAATGGTTGCCAATATTGAGGATCGTATGGGGTCGAGGCGCTTCATGGTTACACCGGCCAGGTACGCGCCCGGAACGGTTCCGAGGAGCATGGCGAGAATTGCAAAGCCGCTTTCGGTCGTATTGAAATCCAAAGTATCGGTGACGTACGTCAATGCAATCGTCGCCAGTGAATTGACGCCAGCGTCGACGAACGCAACGGAAAGGTAGAAATACTTAAGTGTAGGTAAGCTTTTGCAAATATGAATGCTTGTGCGGTAGACTTGAATGAAGCCGGCAGTCCAGATGGACTTTTCCGGCGGCAACGAGCGCGCGGAAGGACGGCTTTGGAGAAGCCGGAACCAGGCCAAGTAAAGAGTCAAGCTACTCAGCACAAACGCAGTAGAAAGTCCTACTCTTGCGACAGCAAGCTCGTTGTTAGAAAAACCTCCGAGCGTAGCAATACTGACGATGCTGGCGAGAAACAAAACCATTGACCCGAAACTTGCCACGGTAAAACTGCGAGTGAAGGTGCTAAGACGTTCCTCTTGATCGGTGAGTTCGGGAAGATATGCATAAGTAACCATGGTTTGTGCCCATCCAACGAGCGCCAATATCACCAGCACATTTGCCATGTAGAACCAGTTGTTTTGGGAGAGAAACACGAGCGGCAAAAGCAACAGGCAGAACATAATCGACAGCCATCTACCAAACAGCAGGCGATGCGGAGTGTAATCGACAATGGCTCCCATAAAAGGCATGAGTGCTGAACTTGAAACTCCCACCACCATGGTGTATATAGTCAAAAGTGACGATGGTCGAATTCCGTACACTCGTCCATAACACTCTGGAATCTCGTCTGATCCGTCGGGAGGATCGACAGCGCAGCCGGCGTCGGTTTTTGCAAGTCGTAACATGGCCGTGCTCAAAAATGCTCCCGCTGATATGAATGCAACTGCTCGGCCGATGGCATCCAGTGCCCACCCCAGCGCTTCAGCATTACCACAAAACCAGGGTTTCCCACGCCAGCGTGGGTAAAAACGGGGAAGTTGAGACGTATCGAAAGGTTCGGTCTCTAGCGAAGTTGTTGGTTGAGCGTCAGCTGTCCGATCTGTTCGATTCTTTTCACTTGCATGAATTTTTCTGCTGCATGCCTGTTGCTCTCGCGGTCCTTCATGCTCATCTATAAGATCGGCTGCTCCTAAGTCGCTTCGTGCTTCGTGCTCATGTTGTTGTTTCATTGTCCACGGCAAGTAATGTTACGCAAGAAATTCACTGTTCCGTGAAACTGCTATAATAATCAACTGTGACGCCGAAGCCCCGTCTGCTCTTGGACAAGCCCGAATTTCACAGCCAATCACATTTCTTCGCCTGTCTGTCGCGATGACAAGGAAGTGTGCATGCATTTTCGCGTTTTTACAGCTTGTAGAGCATGTTGACCACGAATGAAGTTGTATCTGACTTTGCAAAGGCTACTCACTCTAGTTAGCTAGTAGAATAGGAGATGAGGGAGACTGGACCGGAATACAATATCATGCAGCTGTTTCCTGATGACGAGCAGGAAAcgcctaactgtaagcgaaAATCCAAACCAAAAATATTTTTTTCTACGTGAAGGTACGTCCGATTAAGCTATGGTATGGAGGATCGCCAGAAAAGACACAATCAAACCACCGTTCAAGATAACTTGTGCAGAACTACTGGAGGCAGCGGTGCGGAATGAATTGTCTTGCAAGGCTGAATAGCTGATGGATAGTTGTGCGGAGCAGGCCTCGTCCAGTGTGCAGTCTGGATCCACGCAGTCAATCAGTCCGTCCCCATCCTGATCGAGACTATCCCCGCAGAATCCACTCTCCCCCGAGCTCAGAGCCAAACAGTAGTCATCTATTGCGGCAACCTCACAGTTCTCTCGGCAGCCTGAGAGGGTACTGTCCATGTTTCGGAAGTAAAATTGGTGAGAGGTTAGAGTGCCTGGGTCGAAGAAGAGAGCAATGGTATTGATAACCGTGTCATCCAGATCACCATCTGGGCGGTCCCAAAAGTCCAATGCTATACGTTCCCATTCGTTTCTCCTAGTGGTAAATGCCACGTATCGACTGTGGCGGCCCGTTGGATAATTGTCGGCCACTGCGGTCGGCAAGCTATCAAACTGAAGAATTATCTGAGTGCACTCAGGCGCGTCCGTCCAAACATCCATGTATATCTTTCGACGACCAATAACATATTCCGATGCTTTTTCAATAGAACCTGTTTGGTAGTAAATCATATCGTACAAAGTAGCTTCGTCGCGTGCATAATCCACTACCGGCGTCGAGCCGTCCGGAGCAACACCTGGAACAGTGTAGGGTGAAGTCGAAAGCCAGTATGCAGCCTGTTCCTCGATTGTAGCCGGATCGATCAGGCTAAAATCAACAGAGTATCCCGCCGAAAGAACGGCTGCATCGCAGCAATCCAAAAAAATGCTGTCAATCGTTGGACAGCACTGACCTGAAAGCCCAGCGCAAGTTCCAATGGCGACGCAATCGGCGCGACACATCTCGTCGTTCGCACAGTCAGGATCTTCGCAGTCAAACAAACcatcattgtcgttgtcaaTTCCGTCGTTGCAGAAACCTGCTTCTGAGTTTGGATCGATCGGCCGGTTGTCGCAGCAATCAAGATAGACTGCGTCAATCGTAGGGCAACACACTCCCGCAAGATCCAACGCAGCGCATCGCGGCTGCGCGTCACACTCTGCTTCGTCGTTGGAATAAGACGGAGCAGCGCTGCTCGTAGGCCCGGAGGTTATGGGCATGATATTTGGTTTCGAGGACGGGATGTCCGATGAGCGACTAGTCACTCTAACAGTCCCAGTGGCGGTCGGGAAAGCAGTTTCACTCGAAGGCACTATTGAGGGAGGGTCAGAGGCGTTGCCCGTGGGCAACCCAGTGGGCGCCAATGTAGGGCTCAGCATCGTAGGCACTTCAGTTGCCCGTCCCTCTCTCAGAGGACAGGCAGGGTCTAGTCCGTAGCAATCCGCATCCTCACAGTCTATTTGATCGTCGCCATTGTATCCCTCACGATCGTTGTTTTCGCCATCTGTACACATTCCTTGTTCGGACTTGGCGTATGTACGGCAGGCATTGGTCGAAAGGGGTTCGCAATTGCTGGAGCAGCCTGCAGAAGAGCTGTCAAAGTTGCGGATCAGATATCGGTCACCGCGGAACAGAAATGGATCAATCAAAACGGCCAGCTGACTGACGGCGTTGTCAGCCACGCTTGTGTCCGGGCGATCATAGTATGTAAACTCGACGCGCTGGAAGCTCTCTGAATCGTCTAGGTATCCAACGTATCGACTATGTCGCCCGATTGGATAGTTGTCCGGTAATGCTGTGGTGGTATCTTCAAACTGAATTATAACTCGAGTGCAAGTGGCAGCCGTTGGCGATGATATGTCCATGTAAAACTTCTTCTGCTCTGACACATAGAGACTGGCGTCGGAGACATCAGAGGTACCGATGATGATGTTATCGTACAAGTCAGAAGCTAACCGATCGTATTGAAATGTTGGGATACCGTCGATCAGGAGGAAGCTCTGACTTCCTGTTGAAGCACCGATAGTAGTGCTGCCTTCCTCAATTGGCACCACGGCGAATTCTTTCTGGTAGAGGGGCTGAACTTCCACTGGCATACTGTAGCTTAGGGGACCACAGTCAGCGGTCTGGCCGACAGCTTGAATATACCCTGAGACCGAACCGAAGGCGACAATGATGCAGTTTCCATCATCCAAGGAGGGTGTAAAACTCGAGCCTGTCGGGACTGTCCAAGCAATATCGGTGAACAAAACGTCACTATCGTCAATACAATAGAGCCCATCGGCTCCATTGATCTGTACCAGGGACTCTCCGGTGATGCTTCCGATAGATCCTCCTGACATATCGTAGACACGAACGTAATCCACCTCCATTATCACATCCACAGCTTGATCGCGATCCGGATATCCTGGCCAATTTCCTCCGACAGCCAAATTGAGTATCAAATGGTAAGTCTGCTCGAATGGCCAGCTGTACTTGGGCTGAATGTCGGAATTTGTATACGACTGATACTCAAAGCCATCTACCAACCAGGCGATACGGTTTGGTGTCTTCTCGATTGTGTAAATATGAAAATTTTCGCTAGGACTGGTAGGCATTTTCAGTGGACCTCCCAACTCAGACTTGTCTCGAAACAAGTTACCGTAGTGAATGACTCCATAAGCCTGCATTTTATGTCCAAGGACGTTATGGGTTAGGCTATGAAAAAGCGAATCGTTGTGGTCGTGTTCTAGTCTTCGGTACTTACTGAATTGGGTTCTCTGCCAATAAACTCCATAATATCTGCATCAGAATACAGAAGAAACTATAAGTGTGGCCGAATCTTATCAGCTACACACAACATAGTGATAAATACGTACCAATCTCTCCACCTTTGGGCCACAGCACTTCCGGAGAAGGCATCATCCAGAATGCACCCCATAAGCCTTGACCAAGGGGGACTTTGATTCGCGCTTCGATGCGAACGTAAGGCTGGGTCAAATCAATGTCAAACTTCTCGAAGGAACGGATGCGTGCGGACGTAAACTCTTTCTCCCCGAAAGTTTGTCGCAAGGCGTTGATTTTGAGTGAACCATCCGCCACTGCAATATTTTGGCTACGGTAAAACTGAGCTTCGTTATTTCCCCAACCACAGAGGTCTACGGAGATATCGCAACCATCACCAATTTGCGGAGTCCAGTTGTCGGCGTTGAGATTGGAACCGTCAAACTCGTCACTCCAGATAAGAGTGGGGCAAGTTTGGGCAGTTGCCTTTGCTAAGCAAGCAGCTAGTAAGGCGGTAGAGAAGAGACGAATCGACATGGACAGTCCTCCCAAGAACTATTGGACTGCTTCACTTTGACAAATGCAGCTATCGGTAACGCGGAAATTGTGGTAGCCACTGGCTTTTTCGTCCTGCCCAACCGTGTCCGACCCCCGTCATCCAGTACTCACACACAAGCCAAAGTTGATAGCGCGGAGTGGCTCttgcttttttgtttggccTTTCCCGACGTTCGTGCATACGTTGGAACGACTGAAGAGAACCAATCACTTAATCTCGACGGCTGTATCTAGTAAAGGTCAACGCAGCTTACATAGAGTCAAAAAATCGACGTGACTGAAATATATACAAGCCCAGATCGAGGATACTTCCCCGACCGCGCcagcagcaaacaaaaaatgcCTACATAAGGAAGCCGACAACAATAACGTATCGCGCACCAACAGAGTTTCGTGCCAAATTTTTTGGCACATTTCATTAAATGTAATGGCTCTTTTCTCGCCACCTTCGTAATTGATAGTCTCGCCAGCCAGCGTTGTCCATAGAATTCGACAAGAAATTGCTCTTGGTGTGGATTCCTGACTGTAAGAACGTGTAACTCCCGCTAATATGCCCAAATCGACAGGCGCAAACTGTCGGTTCGCTCTCTTTGGGAAAGATAGGAGGTCCAAAACAGGACGaacaacgaaaacaataCTGGTTGTATGAAAAAAAGTCATTTTCGTTTACTGTTGAGAAGAATACTATAGCGAGATCTTCACAGCAAGGAGTCGAGGAAAATTCACATAGCATACATTTGAGAAGCAATCAACTACTGGAAGCGTGCTACATTAAGCAACGATGCCAAAGCAATAAAggggttttgaaaaaggacaCGCAAGACAGGCTCTCTAGCCGGGGCCGATGAGTGGCTTCTGTTTCATGTTTTTAAGTGTGTACGCTCAATAGGCTAAATGATACGTGTCGTCGACCGAAAACTACTCCGGCTTCTTTCACACATGAAGAGATTTATAGAAATGCCGCGGAGAAAGCCATCGTGAATCAAAATGGCACAGGTAACCAAACAAACTCACCAGTAAGTCCGCAAGCCACAAATTGTTTCACTGTTAAGTCGATCCTCTATCTTCTACAAAATAACCCTTGGCATTTCCCCCTGCTTGGGAATAAATTGGTCGCGCACATCGTTTTGTACCGCACCCGCCAATTGCTGTAGGGGTAGCATCTGGAAGACATTCTCGATTTCCATGCCAACTTCGTCAATGCCTACCAGAACATAGGTTCCGACGGCGGTCGCTATGGAAATTCCGAGTGTGGAAAGCCCCGGAGATGAGAGCAAAGACATCGGTAGGAGCAAAACCCACATAACTACAACGCGACTCAAGTGTCGACTGTAGGTTGGTGGAATCGGACTCCCAAATAGCCGTTCGCACCCGCCAACGACCTCCTCCAACGATCCGATTTTATCTTCAATCACAAACTTTATTgccgaagaggaagatcGATCGATCAAAGATTCTAACATGTGCGAACAGATTTGTCGTAATCTGTATGTCACCGCGACGCTCGTTTTGGGATGCGAAGCAAGCCATTGGAAATCCCGTTCGTCAGGGAGCATGACCCGTAACACAGCCTGTTGCGACTCGGAACTTTCTCCACGCAATGTAGCCTTCAGGATCCATCCCATCATGGCTATATGTCGAATGGCTAATGTCGACGCTTGTGGGCAAGCAGGGTAAAGGTAAACCCTGATAACACTGGCCAACGATCGAGTGTGGAGGATTAAGCGACCCCATAATAATCTAGCTTCCAAAAGTCTTTGCATGCTGGCGTTCGCACGAAGCGTTAGTAACAATGCGAGCGGAGCTGCTAGAAATCCGAAGGCCTTGGACGGTTCCGTCGCCGTCAAGAACCTTAAGACCCAAAAATTCGATCGCGCCAGCCTCGCGACCAAAGCAGCCCAGGCTGCAGCGAGCAGAACCGTGGGGAGAATTTTGCGCGCGGTAGAGCTGGCTCCCCATCGGATAACATGGTTTGTATATCGCACGTGGGGAGGGCGAGAATGGCTTTCCCACGTACTGTGTGTCCAAATGCGAGTGTAGCTGGATCCAGCGGAAATGATAGCTGCCGGTGCGCTGAAATCAGCAGCTGGCGATACAGGGCGAATCGTCGATAGTTTTGCAAGATCTACGGACAGGTTTTGTAGCAGTGCTACTTTGAGAGCCTTGTTGCACGCATGCTCTCTTTCAGTCGAGGAATTGTGTGTGCCATCCACAAATTTTGCCGATAATCCGTTTCTTTCATACGTCTTTATGGAAGGCAGTTTGAACCTCATCTTATTTTGTGCTGCATGTCGAAAGGATTCAGCATAGTCGCATGATGTCAGTAGTGCAAGAAGCAACAAAGAGGCCCTCATTCGGGACACCGGCATGTTTTCGCTCACTTCCAAGACAAGTTCGAATAAAGAAGTGAGAAGATCGGAATGACAGGATGTTCGATCATTTCGACGAGACGTTCATTTCCATGCGATCGGCATTTACATTACATACGGTACTGCTTGTTTGAGAATTAGGAATCCACTAGAGAATTAGGAATCCGACGGTCGAGCCCAAAGTCATTTGATAGATACCAGCGATATTTGACGGACTACAGACAGAGCCAGCAGctcaacgacgaagaccaCCAAGTTTCCTCGTGTCCACATTTTTGCTTCGGCAAACTAGCAAAaaacacttactgttagattcACAGCAACAACTATGGGTGGATCGGGTGCCCAGAAACGAAGGCGCCTCCAACGGCAGCCACCAAAAGGTGGAAGCAGCAAAGAATATCATGCTAATGGGGACAACGGAAACAAGCTAGCAGTGAAGGGGGTAAATCGGTATCGAGCGATGCCCGCAGCAGACGCTCCGTTGACGAGAGCAATCCCTGCTCGTCTCCCTACAAACACCCCTCCATCGGGTCTTGCGTCACGAAGACTGCAAGCCATAAAGAGCAAAATAAAGAAGCCGAAACATTTAAAGCGAAAATTAGAGACGACCGACGATGCATCAGAGCGCCAGCTTCTTTTGACGCAGTTAAAAGAGTTTGAACATAAAAAGAATAATCTTGCTGCCAAATCACAGCCGTATCCGGCGAAGAAGGCCAGGACCGAGAGTAAGGCGTCAAATCAGGACGATTTCACTGAAAGCTCTTTTACCACAGAAAACAAACCTGAACAAGAAAGTCATAACCATGGTAGACACACTAAAACAGATGATCAGCTACCGGAGCGAAAAGAAGTTGCACAGTCCGTGTCGAaacaagaggaagaaaaatcTCCGAATACGAACAGCGACGACTCGTCAGACGATGAAAGTGTAAACGAAGCTATTGCGCGCCAACGGGGGAAACGCCGCCGTGGCCGGAAAGATACGTCTATTTTAGTAGAGGCGATCACGCTTTCCGATACAAAGGCTGAAAACGCTACAGGGGGAAGAGTGGGCGACCCCGACCCAACAAACAAAACGACGACTCGACAGGATGATAATCGCTACTGCAGAGGACGAAAGCCAGTGACTGACTTTCGAGTTGGCGAAAGCTATCCTGGAAAAGTGGTGTATAGCAAACAGTTCGGCGTCTTTCTCGACATTGGGAGTCATTCGGACGCCTTCTGTCACGTATCACGCTGTCaggacgactttgtcgaatcAGCGGAGGCCGTTCACCGGCCAGGCGATGAAGTCAGTGCGAGAATTCTGGAAATTGATAAGCGCCGCAAACGGATTACCGTGAGTTTACAGTCCGAGGCTAAACTCGAGGACGAACGCAAGTCGATTCAAGCTCGTCAACAGCGACTGGAGAAACGCAAACCCAAATCTAACAAGAATCAATCTCTTATTAGAAACGATAAAGACCCTGTGACACATTCTCATTCTTCGACAACCAACGACACCTTTACTAAGCAGCTTGGCGCCGAAGATAATGCAAGATCGGGTGTAAATTTTCCCGACTTGCTCAGCAAAGCACAATCGGAAATGACACCAACAGAACTCAAAAGAGCTCGTAAACTGGAACGCCGTGCAGCTCGTAGAGAGGCGCAACCGGAGAAACAATAAGAACGGAAACATTTCGCAAAATGGATCAAAAAGACTCTTTCAAGGGCGATTGACCTCTATACGAAAACGTTCCTGGAAGCAACAAGGGATGGTTTCGAATATATTTGTAGCGGAAAGAAAGAACGACGTTGCGTTAAGTGGGaacaacacaaattccttATTTTAAACCGAGATTACTGCGTCGATGAACTATGCATCAATGTGGTGAAGTTGATCGGTCGCTCGCACCGAACGATAACCACCGTTAGGGTACCATTGGCGCTTTGTCGGTCGTTCTATCAGACCCATCGAGGGGGCATCACAATTCTTTCCCTTTAGCTATGGATCACTCAATATAGCTCATTTTGTTTTGCAGACGTACTGTCGCCTACGATTGGGATTTGTGTTAGCAAAACGAAATTCAAAATACAAGTGACGGAAGGAAGACGTCAAGGTCCGATTGACTGCTGATGTACTGCAGCGCCCTGAAGGGAGTTCGCTGCTTCTGCTGGTCCACCGTGTTGTCTACTGTAAATATTAGCATAccttttcattttcaaaCACACGCTTCTACTGTTTGGAAAGTGGGTTTGTGATATCATAGAGCTAAAACATGAACCATGTTCGTCCTTGTCTAGAGAGATGAAACGGGTTTGGCCTGTCGTGCTTCCTCGGACCGGAATAGCTAAAAATGTCGTTCGTGTAGAAAGAGCCGTTGTGCCCGAGAGTCGTCTGTTAAAGAGGATTGACGGAGCATACGTGATATATGCAAGCGATAATGTTAGTCATGGTTGGTCAAACCAGTGGACCATAGCAACCGAACTTCGATACCAAAAGAGGATATGTCCATCTCGAAGACTGAAATGATTGGCTGACAAAGTCTACCAAGTCAGCATTTTTTTCGAAAGACTTGTGAACTAATTTTTTTATAGCGATTTTTTTCGAGTGGTTGAAATAAGCTCGGAAATCTCATTTGTTCCGTAGAATTCAACAGGATATTTTTACAGGCAACCTCGAAGTGGGAATGACTACAATCGTGGAGATCAAGAATTATATAGCCTCTTGCCGGTTTCCGTATTTACTGTGAATCACTGTAACATAAGTAAAAAAGCGACTTAGCCTCTGTAGCAGTTTCGTGAGGCGCTCTACTTGAGAGAGCCTCGTGCTGTGCTGTGAGGAAAGTCTGCTGCAAACCCAGTAAACGGAGAAAATCCCAACACACAAGTACGCCACAATCGCTAATACGAAGCAGCAATCCAAAGTCTCTGCGGGAGTTCAATCTGCGCAATCGATTCCACAATACAGCAAATTGCATCAAGCTTACGATACACAAAAGATGAATGACAGTTCGCAAAAGAAATCGGCGGGAAATTTTATGGTTGACGTGAATCTCACCATGCACGATGGCGGGGAAGAAACCACGAGGCGCGTGGTAGGCCCTTCGACCGTGTTCTCTCCAGCGATGACTTCCGTACCAGCGTCTCCTTTTCTTGCAGGGCCTTCTTCCACGCCATCCACAACATTGAAAACGGCACCGACAACTGCACTAGTGAAGGCAGCCGCGGAACCTTTCGTTTGGGATCTCTCGAGCGCTCCAACCCTTCCTGACCTCCACCCGTTGGAGCGGACCGCAGCATTTGTCCCACACGTTTCTTCCTCGGAGATATCCCGTCGAATTAGTCAAATACTACGGGAGCGATCCATTGAAGCGTGCTACGAAGATGACAAAGCCAAGGTCAAGTGCACTACGCCAGACGGGGTGGATTTTCGAATTCGTCTGTACCGTGGAAGGGGAGAATTTCATCACGGCATTATAGTGGAAGTCCAGAGGCGATTTGGTGCTGCATTTAGCTTCCACGGGGACACGTATGCTATTCTTAGTGCTGCAGAAGGGAAAGAGAATCAGCCTTGTTCGTCCACATCCAGTACTCTTCC from Phaeodactylum tricornutum CCAP 1055/1 chromosome 12, whole genome shotgun sequence encodes the following:
- a CDS encoding predicted protein — encoded protein: MNDSSQKKSAGNFMVDVNLTMHDGGEETTRRVVGPSTVFSPAMTSVPASPFLAGPSSTPSTTLKTAPTTALVKAAAEPFVWDLSSAPTLPDLHPLERTAAFVPHVSSSEISRRISQILRERSIEACYEDDKAKVKCTTPDGVDFRIRLYRGRGEFHHGIIVEVQRRFGAAFSFHGDTYAILSAAEGKENQPCSSTSSTLPLVSDSDDESYSPNGVASLSTVSKMLVYRDHDSYLLALQTLAVITDAKNVGEKTAFAVSTELLQVESEVGSKIISLLVDRTVEDDIFKLRVMALTVIANAIQTVKGDISDMVREMLRPTLLQEMQGAHKNPRAAQMAARCVQFLLEGDHDVAEVHSVLQVALQAGQVRHAGLERQAQVCLDKIV
- a CDS encoding endo-1,3-beta-glucosidase (Hydrolyzes 1,3-beta-D-glucosyl residues.; glycosyl hydrolase family 16), coding for MSIRLFSTALLAACLAKATAQTCPTLIWSDEFDGSNLNADNWTPQIGDGCDISVDLCGWGNNEAQFYRSQNIAVADGSLKINALRQTFGEKEFTSARIRSFEKFDIDLTQPYVRIEARIKVPLGQGLWGAFWMMPSPEVLWPKGGEIDIMEFIGREPNSAYGVIHYGNLFRDKSELGGPLKMPTSPSENFHIYTIEKTPNRIAWLVDGFEYQSYTNSDIQPKYSWPFEQTYHLILNLAVGGNWPGYPDRDQAVDVIMEVDYVRVYDMSGGSIGSITGESLVQINGADGLYCIDDSDVLFTDIAWTVPTGSSFTPSLDDGNCIIVAFGSVSGYIQAVGQTADCGPLSYSMPVEVQPLYQKEFAVVPIEEGSTTIGASTGSQSFLLIDGIPTFQYDRLASDLYDNIIIGTSDVSDASLYVSEQKKFYMDISSPTAATCTRVIIQFEDTTTALPDNYPIGRHSRYVGYLDDSESFQRVEFTYYDRPDTSVADNAVSQLAVLIDPFLFRGDRYLIRNFDSSSAGCSSNCEPLSTNACRTYAKSEQGMCTDGENNDREGYNGDDQIDCEDADCYGLDPACPLREGRATEVPTMLSPTLAPTGLPTGNASDPPSIVPSSETAFPTATGTVRVTSRSSDIPSSKPNIMPITSGPTSSAAPSYSNDEAECDAQPRCAALDLAGVCCPTIDAVYLDCCDNRPIDPNSEAGFCNDGIDNDNDGLFDCEDPDCANDEMCRADCVAIGTCAGLSGQCCPTIDSIFLDCCDAAVLSAGYSVDFSLIDPATIEEQAAYWLSTSPYTVPGVAPDGSTPVVDYARDEATLYDMIYYQTGSIEKASEYVIGRRKIYMDVWTDAPECTQIILQFDSLPTAVADNYPTGRHSRYVAFTTRRNEWERIALDFWDRPDGDLDDTVINTIALFFDPGTLTSHQFYFRNMDSTLSGCRENCEVAAIDDYCLALSSGESGFCGDSLDQDGDGLIDCVDPDCTLDEACSAQLSISYSALQDNSFRTAASSSSAQVILNGGLIVSFLAILHTIA
- a CDS encoding predicted protein: MPVSRMRASLLLLALLTSCDYAESFRHAAQNKMRFKLPSIKTYERNGLSAKFVDGTHNSSTEREHACNKALKVALLQNLSVDLAKLSTIRPVSPAADFSAPAAIISAGSSYTRIWTHSTWESHSRPPHVRYTNHVIRWGASSTARKILPTVLLAAAWAALVARLARSNFWVLRFLTATEPSKAFGFLAAPLALLLTLRANASMQRLLEARLLWGRLILHTRSLASVIRVYLYPACPQASTLAIRHIAMMGWILKATLRGESSESQQAVLRVMLPDERDFQWLASHPKTSVAVTYRLRQICSHMLESLIDRSSSSAIKFVIEDKIGSLEEVVGGCERLFGSPIPPTYSRHLSRVVVMWVLLLPMSLLSSPGLSTLGISIATAVGTYVLVGIDEVGMEIENVFQMLPLQQLAGAVQNDVRDQFIPKQGEMPRVIL
- a CDS encoding predicted protein, giving the protein MKQQHEHEARSDLGAADLIDEHEGPREQQACSRKIHASEKNRTDRTADAQPTTSLETEPFDTSQLPRFYPRWRGKPWFCGNAEALGWALDAIGRAVAFISAGAFLSTAMLRLAKTDAGCAVDPPDGSDEIPECYGRVYGIRPSSLLTIYTMVVGVSSSALMPFMGAIVDYTPHRLLFGRWLSIMFCLLLLPLVFLSQNNWFYMANVLVILALVGWAQTMVTYAYLPELTDQEERLSTFTRSFTVASFGSMVLFLASIVSIATLGGFSNNELAVARVGLSTAFVLSSLTLYLAWFRLLQSRPSARSLPPEKSIWTAGFIQVYRTSIHICKSLPTLKYFYLSVAFVDAGVNSLATIALTYVTDTLDFNTTESGFAILAMLLGTVPGAYLAGVTMKRLDPIRSSILATILITINTILAAIVLKGPGQQVETGVLAVVWGTATGWKWTTDRILASVLIPTGQDAELMGVYLFSGQILTWLPPLIFTALNEAGISQRIGIGTLAIWFLTGIVFLICIGSYQDAVVKAGRGHLVANGMLITTSAT
- a CDS encoding predicted protein; this translates as MGGSGAQKRRRLQRQPPKGGSSKEYHANGDNGNKLAVKGVNRYRAMPAADAPLTRAIPARLPTNTPPSGLASRRLQAIKSKIKKPKHLKRKLETTDDASERQLLLTQLKEFEHKKNNLAAKSQPYPAKKARTESKASNQDDFTESSFTTENKPEQESHNHGRHTKTDDQLPERKEVAQSVSKQEEEKSPNTNSDDSSDDESVNEAIARQRGKRRRGRKDTSILVEAITLSDTKAENATGGRVGDPDPTNKTTTRQDDNRYCRGRKPVTDFRVGESYPGKVVYSKQFGVFLDIGSHSDAFCHVSRCQDDFVESAEAVHRPGDEVSARILEIDKRRKRITVSLQSEAKLEDERKSIQARQQRLEKRKPKSNKNQSLIRNDKDPVTHSHSSTTNDTFTKQLGAEDNARSGVNFPDLLSKAQSEMTPTELKRARKLERRAARREAQPEKQ